One region of Anoplopoma fimbria isolate UVic2021 breed Golden Eagle Sablefish chromosome 10, Afim_UVic_2022, whole genome shotgun sequence genomic DNA includes:
- the si:ch211-195b13.1 gene encoding STKc_SGK domain-containing protein isoform X2, which yields MGSAFIKERKMGLNDFIQRLVSTPHICQHVEVNNFLKIDENQNEEGEDDELPESLMCLNSRSSLAEDTQIKPCDFDYLKIIGKGSFGKVLLARHKESTKYYAVKVLQKKMIMKKKEQKHIMAERSVLMKNIKHPFLVGLHYSFQTTDKLYFVLDYVNGGELFYHLQRERIFLEPRARFYAAEIASALGYLHSLHIVYRDLKPENILLDSQGHIVLTDFGLCKEGLTDNGTTTTFCGTPEYLAPEVLQKQAYDRTVDWWCLGSVLYEMLYGLPPFYSRNTAEMYNNILHKSPVLKPNVSNSGRELLEGLLQKDRTKRLGVKDDFLELKFHSFFSPINWEDLMAKKITPPFIPSVSGPTDLRHFDPEFTHMPVSSSLCNDTLTVTSSVKEAAGAFPGFSYGPPSGHSFM from the exons ATGGGATCTG cTTTCATCAAGGAGAGAAAAATGGGGTTGAATGACTTCATCCAGAGGCTGGTGTCTACCCCACATATCTGCCAACA tgtTGAAGTTAACAACTTCCTGAAGATCGATGAGAATCAAAACGAGGAGGGTGAAGATGACGAACTTCCTGAAAGTCTG ATGTGCCTAAATTCCCGAAGTTCACTGGCTGAGGACACTCA GATCAAACCCTGTGATTTTGACTACCTCAAAATCATCGGCAAAGGCAGCTTCGGAAAG GTTCTGCTGGCTCGGCACAAGGAGTCCACCAAATATTACGCAGTCAAAGtgctgcaaaagaaaatgatcatgaAGAAGAAAGAG CAAAAGCATATCATGGCTGAGCGCAGCGTGCTGATGAAGAACATCAAGCATCCCTTCCTGGTGGGGCTGCACTACTCCTTCCAGACTACTGACAAGCTCTACTTTGTACTTGATTACGTCAACGGTGGGGAG CTGTTCTACCATctccagagagagaggatcTTCCTGGAGCCCAGAGCCAGGTTCTACGCTGCTGAAATCGCAAGTGCACTTGGCTACCTCCACTCCCTGCACATTGTGTACAG GGACCTGAAGCCTGAAAACATCCTGTTAGACTCTCAGGGACACATTGTCCTCACAGACTTTGGCCTCTGCAAAGAAGGCCTCACAGACAACGGAACAACGACAACATTCTGTGGGACGCCAGAG TACTTGGCCCCTGAGGTTCTCCAGAAGCAGGCGTACGACCGCACCGTGGACTGGTGGTGTCTGGGATCTGTGCTCTACGAGATGCTCTACGGACTT CCCCCGTTCTACAGCCGCAACACAGCCGAGATGTACAACAACATCCTGCACAAGTCTCCCGTGCTCAAGCCCAACGTGTCGAACTCAGGCCGGGAGCTGCTGGAGGGGCTCCTGCAGAAGGACCGCACCAAGAGGCTGGGAGTGAAGGATGACTTT CTTGAACTCAAGTTCCATTCCTTCTTCTCGCCGATCAACTGGGAGGACCTGATGGCCAAGAAGATCACGCCACCATTCATTCCCTCAGTG AGCGGCCCCACAGACCTGCGACACTTCGACCCCGAGTTTACCCACATGcccgtctcctcctctttgtgCAACGACACGCTGACCGTGACCAGCAGCGTCAAGGAGGCGGCCGGAGCGTTCCCGGGCTTTTCCTACGGTCCTCCGTCAGGCCACTCCTTCATGTGA
- the si:ch211-195b13.1 gene encoding STKc_SGK domain-containing protein isoform X1 gives MAVTEAGCDLTYCKMRGIVTVLTAFIKERKMGLNDFIQRLVSTPHICQHVEVNNFLKIDENQNEEGEDDELPESLMCLNSRSSLAEDTQIKPCDFDYLKIIGKGSFGKVLLARHKESTKYYAVKVLQKKMIMKKKEQKHIMAERSVLMKNIKHPFLVGLHYSFQTTDKLYFVLDYVNGGELFYHLQRERIFLEPRARFYAAEIASALGYLHSLHIVYRDLKPENILLDSQGHIVLTDFGLCKEGLTDNGTTTTFCGTPEYLAPEVLQKQAYDRTVDWWCLGSVLYEMLYGLPPFYSRNTAEMYNNILHKSPVLKPNVSNSGRELLEGLLQKDRTKRLGVKDDFLELKFHSFFSPINWEDLMAKKITPPFIPSVSGPTDLRHFDPEFTHMPVSSSLCNDTLTVTSSVKEAAGAFPGFSYGPPSGHSFM, from the exons ATGGCGGTGACTGAAGCTGGATGTGATCTAACTTACTGCAAGATGAGGGGGATTGTCACCGTCCTCACCG cTTTCATCAAGGAGAGAAAAATGGGGTTGAATGACTTCATCCAGAGGCTGGTGTCTACCCCACATATCTGCCAACA tgtTGAAGTTAACAACTTCCTGAAGATCGATGAGAATCAAAACGAGGAGGGTGAAGATGACGAACTTCCTGAAAGTCTG ATGTGCCTAAATTCCCGAAGTTCACTGGCTGAGGACACTCA GATCAAACCCTGTGATTTTGACTACCTCAAAATCATCGGCAAAGGCAGCTTCGGAAAG GTTCTGCTGGCTCGGCACAAGGAGTCCACCAAATATTACGCAGTCAAAGtgctgcaaaagaaaatgatcatgaAGAAGAAAGAG CAAAAGCATATCATGGCTGAGCGCAGCGTGCTGATGAAGAACATCAAGCATCCCTTCCTGGTGGGGCTGCACTACTCCTTCCAGACTACTGACAAGCTCTACTTTGTACTTGATTACGTCAACGGTGGGGAG CTGTTCTACCATctccagagagagaggatcTTCCTGGAGCCCAGAGCCAGGTTCTACGCTGCTGAAATCGCAAGTGCACTTGGCTACCTCCACTCCCTGCACATTGTGTACAG GGACCTGAAGCCTGAAAACATCCTGTTAGACTCTCAGGGACACATTGTCCTCACAGACTTTGGCCTCTGCAAAGAAGGCCTCACAGACAACGGAACAACGACAACATTCTGTGGGACGCCAGAG TACTTGGCCCCTGAGGTTCTCCAGAAGCAGGCGTACGACCGCACCGTGGACTGGTGGTGTCTGGGATCTGTGCTCTACGAGATGCTCTACGGACTT CCCCCGTTCTACAGCCGCAACACAGCCGAGATGTACAACAACATCCTGCACAAGTCTCCCGTGCTCAAGCCCAACGTGTCGAACTCAGGCCGGGAGCTGCTGGAGGGGCTCCTGCAGAAGGACCGCACCAAGAGGCTGGGAGTGAAGGATGACTTT CTTGAACTCAAGTTCCATTCCTTCTTCTCGCCGATCAACTGGGAGGACCTGATGGCCAAGAAGATCACGCCACCATTCATTCCCTCAGTG AGCGGCCCCACAGACCTGCGACACTTCGACCCCGAGTTTACCCACATGcccgtctcctcctctttgtgCAACGACACGCTGACCGTGACCAGCAGCGTCAAGGAGGCGGCCGGAGCGTTCCCGGGCTTTTCCTACGGTCCTCCGTCAGGCCACTCCTTCATGTGA